One Ahniella affigens genomic window, CCTGCCGCTGACCCGCCAACGCGAGATGCTCGCGCGCAGCGGCGTCACCCTGCCAGTCTCGACCTTGGCCGAATGGGTCGGTGCCACCGGCTTCGCGCTGCAGCCGCTGGTCGATGCGTTGCGCAGCGAGCTGCACCGGGCGAGCGTGCTGCACGCTGATGAAACCCCGGTCCAGGTGCTGGCTCCGGGCAAGGGCAAGACCCAGAACGCATATCTGTTCGCGTATCGACGCGGAGAGATCGCCGAACCGCCGATCATTGTCTACGACTTCGCCGAAAACCGAAGCGGTGCCAACGCGCGACGATTCCTTGCCGACTACGGCGGGGCGCTCGTGGTCGATGACTACGCGGGCTACAAATCCCTGTTCCAGTCCACGCCGATGCGCGAACTCGGCTGTTGGGCACATGCGCGCCGCAAGTTCTTTGAGCTGCACGAGGCCAACCAGAGCACGCTGGCCGCAGAAGCTCTGACGCGTATCGCCTCGATCTATGCGGTCGAGCGCGAGGCCGAGGCAATGACCGCCGAGCAACGCCACGTGCATCGCGAGCAGTACGCGCGGCCAAAGGTTGAGGCCTTGATCGCCTGGCTCGCGGCTTTGCGCCCGAGTATCAACGGCGGATCCGCTACCGCGAAAGCGGCTGACTATCTGCTGCGAAGAACCTCGGCGTTCACGGCCTACCTCGACGATGGACGCTTCCCCATCGATAACAACCCGGTCGAGAATGCGATCCGGCCCGTGGCAGTCGGAAGGAAGAACTGGTTGTTCGCGGGCTCGCTGCTTGCCGGCCAGCGCGCCGCAAACGTCATGAGCCTGATCCAAACCGCCAAAGCCAACGGCCACGACCCACACGCCTACCTGCGCGACGTACTCACCCGACTGCCGACGCAGCTGAACAGCCGCATCGGCGAATTGCTGCCACACACCTGGCAGCCGGCTAGTTCCTAAGCACCGTCGCCGCCGAAGTGGAAGGTGGGCTGGCCGGACGCTTACGCGCCACCTTGGCGCAGCTCTTGACATTCGCCCTTGTCACCCAGCTACTGGCGAGTGTTCTTGGCCAAGTGTCTTGCCAGCTCCCTCTTCCCCTGTGACCTAATCCATGCGAGCCGATGCAACTGGTCGTCACTCGGCCTGGCCGTGCCCGCAAGCCATTTGAGCAGAGTAGGAACACTGGTTTCGACCAGGTCCGCCATTTGCGCCATCGTGAGGCCCTTCTTTGAACGAAGAATCGCTAGCCGCGATGGAGAAAAACGGCGCTGTTTGTTCGCATCGACGGGCGTCTTACTGCTGACTGTAACCTGGTGCCGGAGCGATCTAATGAGGTCCCTCGTGTTGGCAATCTGACGACGTTGGTAGCCGATCGCAGTCCTCAGAGGTTGAATCGACCGGTTCAGCTCGATTCGCGTGATGCGACGAATCTCTTGCTTCAACAGTGTGCCTAGGTTCACTGTATAGGCTCCCGCTCTGAGGTGACTGTGAGCCTAGCTGACCGGCGCCGAAGGTTCAATGCGCTAAGCGTTTTGCCGGAACGGTCAATGTCTCAGCAATTCGCCGGAGGCTCGGTGTAGAGCCTCTCGGTGACTGAACACTTGCGGTGCGTTACCGTGGCCAACGACCGGAAATTGGAATGTCCTGCGCAGCTTCTGCTGGTGGCACAAAGTCCTCGAAGCTATCGCTGAAAACAACACCGGGTTGAGCTGGGGCCAACGAGATCTGGACTATTCCGGATTGACTGTCAAGAAAGAACGACTTCGTCACCGGATCGAAGACCCCAACGCGATCTTGTCCAGAGCCATCCCAATCGCCGGCGAGGGGACGACTGTTGGCAGGTCCAATGGCGCTGGTCCCATCCAAGGAAACGGAACCCTGTGCAAGCTGATTCGTGAACCTGAACAAGCCAGTTGTGGGAACATATCGGGCTTCCGTGATCAAGCCATCGGAATTCCAGTCGCCAAACACTGCTTCCCCTGCAGGCGAACCGAAAACATACAAGTACTGAGCCCGGGTGGCGAAAATCTCGTCGTAAAAGCGCGTTTCACCGATGATACTTTCGTGACTGGTGATGTCCGACAGCCCGTCAATGTTCCAGTCAGCCGTTGCATACCTTTCGCCAAAAACGCCGCCTGTTTGTCGCACCGAGTTCGCAATCGA contains:
- the tnpC gene encoding IS66 family transposase; protein product: MNKAALDHLTEVEKLRAELAQRDAVIASRDAAIASLDAVIASREQVIAKRDAEIRFKSAKIEQLTHTIAVPQRLQFAARSEKFDPAQQSMFDAAIGADLAMVETELEQLSPPRERAQPKRQPLPPELPRVEERIEPTSCSCGVCGGELHCIGEEISEKLDVKPVEFFVRKIIRPKLACRGCETIHTPPTLPAIIERGIAAPGLLAHVLISKYADHLPLTRQREMLARSGVTLPVSTLAEWVGATGFALQPLVDALRSELHRASVLHADETPVQVLAPGKGKTQNAYLFAYRRGEIAEPPIIVYDFAENRSGANARRFLADYGGALVVDDYAGYKSLFQSTPMRELGCWAHARRKFFELHEANQSTLAAEALTRIASIYAVEREAEAMTAEQRHVHREQYARPKVEALIAWLAALRPSINGGSATAKAADYLLRRTSAFTAYLDDGRFPIDNNPVENAIRPVAVGRKNWLFAGSLLAGQRAANVMSLIQTAKANGHDPHAYLRDVLTRLPTQLNSRIGELLPHTWQPASS
- a CDS encoding helix-turn-helix domain-containing protein, encoding MNLGTLLKQEIRRITRIELNRSIQPLRTAIGYQRRQIANTRDLIRSLRHQVTVSSKTPVDANKQRRFSPSRLAILRSKKGLTMAQMADLVETSVPTLLKWLAGTARPSDDQLHRLAWIRSQGKRELARHLAKNTRQ